The following are from one region of the Thermovenabulum gondwanense genome:
- the spoIIM gene encoding stage II sporulation protein M, protein MRYIIDVIIEYIKKNIGLYIILLLILVIGILSGSLTVNLLSSLQKEELTKYLSMFFVNINNMDLDSTNIFYSSLSNNLKILLIIFLSGLLIFGFPIVFIIIFLRGFMLGFTTGYFISEFGTKGVLLSIFAIVPQNILIITGILSIGVTTLYFDFSVLKSKRKYYRESYGNLIVGYIFSFLFFSLFLLFASLIEGYISPFLIRIIANYIL, encoded by the coding sequence TTGCGTTACATTATTGATGTTATTATTGAATATATCAAAAAAAATATTGGCCTTTATATAATACTTTTATTGATTCTTGTCATAGGTATATTATCGGGAAGCTTAACGGTAAACTTGCTTTCCTCGCTACAAAAAGAAGAATTAACCAAATACTTGAGTATGTTTTTTGTAAATATTAACAATATGGATCTGGATAGCACCAATATCTTTTATTCATCATTATCCAACAATTTAAAAATCCTACTGATTATTTTTTTATCGGGACTTTTAATATTCGGATTCCCAATTGTTTTTATAATTATTTTTTTAAGGGGTTTTATGCTGGGTTTTACTACGGGATATTTTATTTCTGAATTTGGAACAAAAGGAGTTTTACTTTCTATTTTTGCTATTGTTCCGCAAAACATTTTAATAATTACGGGTATCTTATCAATTGGAGTGACAACTTTATACTTTGATTTTTCAGTTCTTAAATCTAAAAGAAAATACTACAGAGAAAGTTATGGAAATCTTATAGTAGGTTATATATTCTCTTTCCTATTCTTTTCCTTATTTTTGCTTTTTGCGAGCCTTATCGAAGGATATATTTCTCCTTTTTTAATTAGAATTATTGCAAATTATATTTTATAA
- a CDS encoding NUDIX hydrolase: MEFFEETIDSKKVYQGKIINLKIERVKLPNGKESTREIVEHPGAVAIVPVNEKNEVIMVRQFRKAVDKVLLEIPAGKIEKNEDVEECAQRELMEETGYRSRKLVFLADFYTSPGFSDERMYLFLAKDLFEAKGTLDEDEMISVEKIPLTEAVLRAYRGEIKDGKTLAGLLLAEKFLSEGKL; encoded by the coding sequence ATGGAATTCTTTGAAGAAACAATTGATTCGAAAAAAGTATATCAGGGGAAAATAATTAATCTCAAAATTGAAAGAGTTAAACTTCCGAATGGAAAGGAATCTACCAGAGAAATAGTAGAACATCCCGGTGCAGTGGCAATTGTTCCAGTAAATGAAAAAAATGAAGTAATTATGGTAAGACAATTTAGAAAAGCTGTAGATAAAGTCTTATTAGAAATTCCTGCAGGAAAGATTGAAAAAAATGAAGACGTAGAAGAATGTGCTCAAAGAGAATTAATGGAAGAGACAGGATATAGATCAAGAAAACTCGTTTTTCTTGCTGATTTTTATACTTCACCGGGCTTTTCCGATGAAAGAATGTATCTTTTCTTAGCAAAAGACCTCTTTGAAGCCAAGGGAACATTAGATGAGGATGAAATGATAAGTGTTGAAAAAATTCCTCTAACCGAGGCAGTGCTTCGCGCGTATAGGGGAGAAATTAAAGATGGTAAGACTCTTGCAGGACTTTTATTAGCAGAAAAATTCTTAAGTGAGGGAAAACTGTAA
- the spo0A gene encoding sporulation transcription factor Spo0A yields the protein MGGNNKIRVLIADDNREFCELLQTFLKEEKDIEVVGVAYDGYSTIEKVKELNPDVLILDIIMPNLDGIAVVERLITQSIKPKIIVLSAVGQDRFTQRALTVGADYYIVKPFDFSVLAERIREVVMEENRFIPASIYRDCDIDKNEEKDSPVNLEMEITNIIHEIGIPAHIKGYFYLRDAIAMVVNNIELLGAVTKILYPTIAKKYNTTPSRVERAIRHAIEVAWNRGCIETINNLFGYTIPKDKGKPTNSEFIAMIADKIRMEKLDNIAV from the coding sequence TTGGGGGGAAATAATAAAATCAGGGTTCTAATTGCTGATGATAACAGAGAATTTTGCGAACTATTGCAGACGTTTTTAAAAGAAGAAAAAGACATTGAAGTGGTTGGTGTAGCCTATGACGGATATTCTACCATCGAAAAGGTGAAGGAATTAAATCCGGATGTTTTAATCTTGGATATTATTATGCCAAATTTGGACGGTATTGCAGTAGTAGAAAGACTGATCACCCAGAGTATAAAGCCAAAAATAATTGTACTTTCAGCGGTGGGACAGGATAGATTTACACAAAGAGCTTTGACAGTTGGAGCCGATTATTACATTGTAAAGCCCTTTGATTTTAGCGTACTGGCAGAAAGGATAAGAGAAGTGGTAATGGAGGAAAATAGATTTATCCCCGCTTCTATTTATCGGGACTGTGATATAGATAAAAATGAGGAAAAAGACTCCCCGGTGAATTTAGAAATGGAAATAACAAACATAATACATGAAATAGGAATACCGGCTCATATAAAAGGATATTTTTATTTAAGAGATGCTATTGCGATGGTGGTGAACAATATTGAGCTTTTAGGAGCGGTTACGAAAATACTGTATCCAACGATTGCCAAAAAATATAATACAACCCCCAGCAGAGTGGAAAGAGCTATAAGACATGCTATTGAGGTTGCCTGGAACAGAGGCTGCATAGAAACTATTAATAATCTTTTTGGGTATACCATCCCCAAGGACAAAGGTAAACCAACTAATTCGGAGTTTATCGCAATGATAGCCGATAAAATTCGTATGGAAAAATTGGATAATATTGCGGTATAA
- a CDS encoding endonuclease Q family protein, giving the protein MKIFADLHVHIGKARNKPVKITASKDLTLENILTTAYLEKGLNVIGIVDATSPLVLEELIEFVKKGDLVELDKGGYIYKNSVILFLGSELETLEKNGVAHSLVFFPKIIEMISFSKIMEKYIKNINLSSQRASINARELFKIVEDMGGVLIPAHVFTPYKSFYACYNRLIFAFENFFDRIKFIELGLSADSFLADHLKELEEKVFLSNSDAHSLEKIGREFNEFSACDVNDINFETIFLEKKISITANFGLNPKLGKYHRTRCENCGFIAESEPPVTYCPNCKNNKVTVGVLDRVFLLKDKEYNKPAIRPPYFYNYPLEFIPGIGKKTKKLLLDKFHSEINIMHLVEINEIKEIFGEKIAEKINKVREGKMDLISGGGGIYGKLIID; this is encoded by the coding sequence ATGAAAATATTCGCCGATTTACACGTACATATCGGAAAAGCGCGAAATAAACCAGTAAAAATTACAGCATCAAAAGATCTTACATTAGAAAATATTTTGACAACAGCTTACTTAGAAAAGGGTTTAAATGTAATAGGAATTGTAGATGCTACATCCCCCTTAGTCTTAGAAGAATTAATAGAATTTGTAAAAAAAGGAGATCTGGTAGAATTAGACAAAGGTGGATACATTTATAAAAACTCGGTAATATTGTTTTTGGGCAGTGAATTGGAAACATTGGAAAAAAACGGTGTTGCTCATAGCTTAGTGTTTTTTCCAAAAATTATAGAAATGATCAGTTTTTCTAAAATAATGGAAAAATATATTAAAAATATCAATCTTAGTTCTCAAAGAGCTTCAATAAATGCCAGAGAATTATTTAAAATTGTTGAAGACATGGGAGGCGTTTTAATCCCAGCTCATGTTTTTACCCCTTATAAAAGCTTTTATGCATGTTATAACCGATTAATTTTTGCCTTCGAAAATTTCTTTGACAGAATAAAATTTATTGAACTGGGATTAAGTGCGGATTCTTTTTTAGCCGATCATTTGAAGGAATTGGAGGAAAAGGTTTTTTTATCCAATTCAGATGCCCACTCATTAGAAAAAATAGGTAGAGAGTTTAATGAATTTTCTGCTTGTGATGTTAACGATATAAATTTTGAAACAATTTTTCTTGAAAAAAAAATTAGCATCACTGCAAATTTTGGATTGAATCCTAAGCTGGGTAAATACCACAGAACCAGGTGCGAGAATTGTGGTTTTATTGCTGAAAGTGAACCTCCGGTAACTTACTGTCCCAATTGTAAAAATAATAAAGTTACTGTAGGGGTTCTCGATAGAGTATTTCTACTAAAAGATAAAGAATATAATAAACCGGCCATAAGACCTCCTTATTTTTATAATTATCCTTTAGAGTTTATTCCAGGAATAGGTAAAAAAACTAAGAAACTGCTTTTAGATAAATTCCATTCGGAAATTAACATTATGCATCTTGTTGAAATTAATGAAATCAAAGAAATTTTTGGAGAAAAAATAGCTGAAAAAATTAATAAAGTCAGGGAAGGTAAAATGGATTTAATATCAGGTGGAGGTGGAATCTACGGGAAGTTAATTATTGATTAA
- a CDS encoding DUF3866 family protein — MEKRPGFMIRLRKGRVLNVIEKREGIEEVLVESEGTLQKAINYIPLSGEVSIGDEVILNTTAVFLNLGSGGYHFIIHNLRNSHLDIEEKGHIMKLRYTPFQIKCFSVEEKEDIRKIIENKPSLEGMPVVIIPLHSALAPVCAAIKCNQRNSKIAFIMTDGGALPIFFSKTVFLLKKLNLLDLTVTVGHAFGGDLEAVNLYTGLLAAKVSGCNVAIVGTGPGIVGTGTKYGNTGIILGEAVNAVNILKGKAIFIPRITIYEKRARHFLVSHHTLTALSEIALTKAIVVLSEEIDSVIKDLVMRKFLEYKLTDKHDIVFRKGRRAIDFLIECNFPLYSMGKNYEKEPYYFLTAASGGAFAAEIIK, encoded by the coding sequence TTGGAAAAAAGGCCCGGTTTCATGATAAGATTAAGAAAAGGCAGGGTTTTAAATGTTATTGAAAAGAGAGAGGGGATAGAAGAAGTCCTGGTGGAAAGCGAAGGTACTTTACAAAAAGCTATTAATTACATTCCGTTAAGCGGTGAAGTGAGCATTGGCGATGAAGTAATTCTAAATACCACTGCGGTATTTTTAAATCTTGGAAGTGGAGGATATCATTTTATAATACACAATTTAAGAAATTCCCATCTTGATATTGAGGAAAAAGGACATATAATGAAATTAAGATATACTCCTTTTCAAATAAAATGCTTTTCCGTCGAAGAAAAGGAAGATATTAGAAAAATTATTGAAAATAAACCTTCTTTAGAAGGAATGCCCGTGGTTATTATTCCTCTTCACAGCGCTTTAGCTCCGGTTTGTGCGGCAATTAAATGCAATCAGAGAAATTCAAAAATTGCTTTTATAATGACGGATGGAGGGGCATTACCCATTTTTTTTAGCAAAACAGTTTTTTTATTAAAAAAGCTAAACCTTTTGGATTTAACGGTTACAGTAGGGCATGCTTTTGGTGGAGATTTAGAGGCTGTGAATTTATATACCGGTCTACTTGCTGCAAAAGTATCGGGATGTAATGTAGCTATTGTTGGAACGGGACCGGGAATAGTAGGTACGGGTACAAAATACGGAAATACGGGGATAATCCTTGGAGAGGCGGTAAATGCAGTTAATATACTAAAAGGGAAAGCAATTTTTATCCCAAGAATTACAATTTACGAAAAAAGAGCAAGGCATTTTCTGGTAAGCCACCATACATTAACGGCATTATCCGAAATAGCATTAACTAAGGCTATTGTTGTTCTTTCAGAAGAAATAGATTCGGTGATCAAAGATTTGGTGATGCGAAAGTTTTTGGAGTATAAATTAACAGATAAACATGATATCGTTTTTAGAAAAGGAAGAAGAGCTATAGATTTTTTAATCGAATGTAATTTTCCTCTGTATTCGATGGGAAAAAATTATGAAAAAGAACCCTATTATTTTTTAACTGCAGCTTCAGGAGGTGCTTTTGCTGCAGAAATAATTAAATGA
- the steA gene encoding putative cytokinetic ring protein SteA has product MMICGRACVGKKTKILVNKIRPGEIAVIFHKDIDELAASFLLEKKAKAVINFETSCSGKYYNKGPETLIKAKIPLIDVISPYQGEIKEGDIVKIKDNGDIFVNDKFFSKGKFWDLDSLNKCKNLAKQNIDKHLLNFIENTIDYIEKNRDIIYSNYSVPDVNVDIKGKHVLIVIRGHEYKEDLSILRSYIEEMKPVLIGVDGGADAILEFGYTPDIIIGDMDSISDEGLLCGAEIIVHAYPDGKAPGLERIKNLGVKYSIFSVTGTSEDAAFLLAFEKGADLIVAVGTHTSMLDFLEKGRKGMASTLLVRLKMGHILIDAKGVNKLYKRKEENISIILPLVLTGIIPIFILFLNSPILSHVFKLIYLKLKLVLMMF; this is encoded by the coding sequence ATTATGATTTGCGGAAGAGCCTGTGTAGGGAAAAAAACAAAAATTTTGGTAAACAAAATTAGGCCCGGTGAAATCGCTGTAATTTTTCATAAAGATATAGATGAATTAGCAGCGAGTTTTCTTTTAGAAAAAAAGGCTAAAGCGGTAATAAATTTTGAAACTTCCTGTAGCGGAAAATATTACAATAAGGGACCGGAAACATTGATAAAAGCTAAAATACCTCTTATTGACGTCATTTCACCCTACCAAGGTGAAATTAAAGAAGGGGATATAGTAAAAATTAAAGACAACGGGGACATATTTGTAAATGATAAATTTTTTTCAAAAGGAAAATTCTGGGATTTAGATAGTTTAAATAAATGCAAAAATTTAGCAAAACAAAATATCGATAAGCATCTTTTAAATTTTATCGAAAATACCATAGATTATATTGAAAAAAACCGGGACATAATATATTCCAATTATTCCGTTCCGGATGTTAATGTAGATATTAAAGGGAAGCATGTTTTAATAGTAATCCGGGGACACGAGTATAAAGAGGATTTATCAATACTAAGAAGTTACATAGAGGAAATGAAACCTGTTTTGATTGGAGTTGATGGAGGGGCTGATGCAATTTTAGAATTCGGTTATACTCCCGATATTATTATAGGGGATATGGACAGTATTTCTGATGAAGGGTTGTTATGCGGGGCGGAAATAATTGTTCATGCTTATCCCGATGGAAAAGCACCGGGATTGGAAAGGATTAAAAACTTAGGTGTTAAATATTCTATTTTTTCGGTAACGGGAACAAGCGAGGATGCCGCTTTTTTACTGGCTTTTGAGAAGGGCGCTGATTTAATTGTGGCTGTTGGCACCCATACAAGTATGTTGGATTTCTTGGAAAAAGGGAGAAAAGGCATGGCAAGCACATTATTAGTGAGATTGAAGATGGGACATATCCTTATCGATGCAAAAGGTGTAAATAAACTTTATAAAAGAAAGGAGGAAAATATCAGCATAATATTACCCCTGGTATTAACAGGTATCATTCCTATATTTATACTTTTTTTAAATTCTCCTATTTTATCGCATGTATTTAAATTAATTTATCTGAAGTTAAAATTGGTGTTAATGATGTTCTAA
- the spoIVB gene encoding SpoIVB peptidase — protein sequence MKWKKQQIIGLTLSFLIIIFYFFTNTISLPERLSLIEGKEQKISIKVPFTFEILCENGNNLLINGEKVQDFVKINLRNPVTIQSAKLGSYNLEWRLFGVIPVKKTKVEVIPQIEVVPGGHSIGVKLKPNGVIVVGTGPISDEKGKSYIPAKEAGIEMGDTILKANGIYVYSAEDLSTIINNDDDKVITLTIKRNGAIFDVNVKAMKNRAGIYQLGLWVRDITAGVGTLTFYHPATRIYAALGHIISDSDTGKIIEIGNGEIIRAKITSILPAKKNIPGEKRGVFVKEEEVIGNILENNNFGIFGQIYEPLENPYYAQIPVAPSSYVHPGKAEILTVVEGESIQRYEVEILRVYKQEAPSPKSMVIKITDPRLLTKTGGIVQGMSGSPIIQDGFLVGAITHVFVNDPAKGYGVFAEWMLKEIVKINENIP from the coding sequence ATGAAATGGAAAAAGCAGCAAATAATAGGATTGACACTATCATTTTTAATTATAATTTTCTACTTTTTTACAAATACTATTTCCCTGCCGGAAAGGTTAAGCTTGATCGAAGGAAAGGAACAAAAAATCAGTATTAAGGTTCCTTTTACTTTTGAAATATTGTGTGAAAATGGTAATAATTTACTGATAAATGGTGAGAAAGTACAGGATTTTGTAAAAATAAACTTAAGAAACCCGGTAACAATACAATCAGCAAAACTCGGAAGCTATAATTTAGAATGGAGGTTATTCGGTGTAATTCCCGTAAAAAAAACCAAAGTTGAAGTTATTCCTCAGATCGAAGTAGTTCCCGGAGGTCATTCCATAGGTGTAAAATTAAAGCCTAATGGAGTTATAGTGGTTGGGACCGGACCAATTTCTGACGAAAAGGGCAAAAGTTATATACCTGCAAAAGAAGCGGGAATTGAAATGGGAGATACAATATTAAAGGCAAATGGAATTTATGTTTACTCAGCAGAAGATCTATCTACAATTATTAACAATGATGATGATAAGGTTATTACTTTAACAATAAAACGAAATGGAGCTATTTTCGATGTAAATGTAAAAGCAATGAAAAATAGAGCCGGGATTTATCAATTAGGCCTATGGGTAAGGGATATTACAGCGGGGGTAGGTACACTTACCTTTTATCATCCAGCAACAAGGATTTACGCAGCCTTAGGGCATATAATATCAGATTCGGATACAGGGAAAATAATCGAAATCGGCAACGGTGAGATAATACGGGCAAAAATAACCTCTATCCTTCCAGCAAAGAAAAATATACCCGGTGAAAAACGTGGAGTTTTTGTTAAGGAAGAAGAAGTTATCGGAAATATTTTAGAGAATAATAATTTTGGGATTTTTGGACAAATATATGAGCCACTGGAAAATCCCTATTACGCCCAAATACCCGTGGCACCAAGCAGCTATGTACATCCTGGAAAAGCAGAAATTCTCACGGTAGTTGAAGGCGAAAGTATACAAAGATATGAAGTGGAAATATTAAGGGTCTATAAACAGGAGGCGCCTTCTCCGAAAAGTATGGTAATAAAAATTACAGACCCAAGGCTTTTAACTAAAACTGGCGGGATAGTTCAGGGTATGAGCGGTAGTCCAATAATTCAGGACGGCTTTTTAGTGGGTGCGATTACTCATGTATTCGTTAATGACCCTGCTAAAGGGTATGGTGTCTTTGCAGAATGGATGTTAAAAGAAATTGTCAAAATAAATGAAAATATTCCATAA
- the xerD gene encoding site-specific tyrosine recombinase XerD, translated as MEEILDSFLDFLVVERGLSNNTVISYKNDLNQFINFLKNGGVNTFNEVNRANIISYLLFLQRKKRASSSILRSLAAIKTFYHFLLRERIIKEDPTFNLDTPKLERKLPRVLTVEEVEKLLASPDKEDLWGLRDRTMLELLYATGIRVSELISLKVEDVNLEMGYLKCMGKGSKERIIPIGSVAISFLNLYINEIRKKILKDKECNYLFFNHQGKSLTRQGFWKIIKKYARKANIKKEITPHTLRHSFATHLLENGADLRSVQEMLGHSDISTTQIYTHLTKSKIREVYDRTHPRA; from the coding sequence GTGGAAGAAATATTAGACAGTTTTCTTGATTTTTTGGTGGTAGAAAGAGGTTTGTCCAATAATACAGTTATATCCTATAAAAATGATTTAAATCAATTTATAAATTTTTTGAAGAATGGTGGAGTAAATACCTTCAACGAAGTAAATAGAGCTAATATAATCTCTTATCTTTTATTTTTACAAAGAAAAAAAAGAGCTTCCAGTAGTATTCTCAGGTCTCTGGCAGCTATAAAAACTTTTTACCATTTTCTTTTAAGAGAAAGAATTATAAAAGAAGATCCTACATTTAATTTAGATACACCAAAATTGGAAAGGAAATTACCGAGAGTGCTTACTGTTGAAGAAGTGGAAAAGCTTTTAGCTTCACCGGATAAAGAAGACTTATGGGGACTAAGGGATAGAACCATGCTGGAATTGTTATATGCTACCGGAATAAGAGTTTCTGAACTGATTTCTTTAAAAGTTGAAGATGTAAATTTAGAAATGGGGTACCTAAAATGTATGGGAAAGGGATCAAAGGAAAGGATTATCCCCATCGGCTCCGTCGCTATATCCTTTCTTAATTTATATATAAATGAAATTCGAAAAAAAATATTAAAAGATAAAGAATGTAACTATCTATTTTTCAATCATCAGGGAAAAAGTTTAACAAGGCAGGGTTTTTGGAAGATTATAAAAAAATATGCCAGAAAAGCTAATATTAAAAAAGAAATTACACCCCATACATTGAGACATTCCTTTGCCACTCATCTTTTAGAAAACGGGGCAGATTTGCGTTCGGTTCAGGAGATGCTGGGACATTCTGATATATCAACAACTCAAATTTATACTCATTTAACAAAATCAAAAATCAGAGAGGTATACGATAGAACCCACCCCAGAGCTTAG
- a CDS encoding copper transporter produces the protein MTVSIFISFTLGLLTGFSINGSEVIAYQQQDTIEQLENTLNKLKEVNKKLNADMKEIIKKQKEDCAFLEAHFADIFKNKLIGEKIVILTSGKNNVEILLDSLKKTGAGIEIKNLDEKTFFPVVCDFIILQKDKDENNNDLDGIIKFLKRYKQNFVVVQDYPATDEEKKYYAREKIFYVDEINNVVKKVKLILFLSK, from the coding sequence TTGACCGTATCCATTTTTATTTCCTTCACACTTGGTTTATTAACGGGTTTTTCCATAAATGGGAGTGAGGTTATTGCATACCAGCAACAAGATACCATAGAACAATTAGAAAATACGTTGAATAAATTAAAAGAGGTAAACAAAAAACTAAATGCAGATATGAAGGAAATAATAAAAAAACAAAAAGAAGACTGTGCTTTTTTAGAAGCACATTTTGCTGATATTTTTAAAAACAAGCTTATAGGAGAAAAAATTGTAATTTTAACTTCGGGAAAAAATAATGTTGAAATTTTATTAGACTCTTTAAAAAAAACTGGTGCCGGAATAGAAATAAAAAATCTTGATGAAAAAACATTTTTTCCGGTAGTATGTGATTTTATTATTTTACAGAAGGATAAAGATGAAAATAATAATGATCTTGACGGAATTATTAAATTTTTAAAGCGTTATAAGCAAAATTTCGTGGTTGTTCAAGATTATCCGGCTACTGATGAAGAGAAGAAATATTATGCACGTGAAAAAATATTTTATGTAGATGAAATAAATAATGTAGTAAAAAAAGTAAAATTAATACTGTTTTTATCAAAATAA
- a CDS encoding D-alanyl-D-alanine carboxypeptidase family protein, which translates to MKNKVISLILVILISIFLFSSTCQAVMLQSPPNIKSPSAILIDASSGKILYEKNAHQKLEPASLAKIMTLLVAFESVEKGKSNFNDEVRVSERAWKTGGSQVFLGPGEVQTLETLLKCIVISSANDASVAVAEHIGGSVEGFVRMMNDKAKELGLQNTNFTNPHGLPDPNLYTTAYDMAIIAKELIKYQKFFDWSTKLVDYLEHTDKKREPTMLANTNKLIGKYDGLDGIKTGYHEKAGFCFVGSAKRGDMRLISVVMNAPSSNDRFEDTKKLLDYGFGFYNSVSVAKKGATVKRLKVDKGIEKEVEIIYKEDKSFLVEKGKENEISTKIILPEKIVAPVRKGQKIGTLKIYQNDVEIGEVDLLAKQEVRKIGYLDILKTLIYRLF; encoded by the coding sequence TTGAAAAATAAAGTAATTTCTCTTATTTTAGTAATTCTGATAAGTATTTTTTTATTTTCCTCGACTTGCCAGGCAGTAATGCTTCAAAGCCCGCCAAATATTAAATCTCCTTCGGCAATTTTAATTGATGCGTCCTCTGGGAAGATTTTATATGAAAAAAATGCTCACCAGAAATTGGAACCAGCAAGTTTAGCGAAAATAATGACATTGCTTGTGGCTTTTGAGTCGGTGGAAAAAGGAAAGTCAAATTTTAACGATGAGGTTAGGGTGAGCGAACGAGCATGGAAAACGGGAGGTAGCCAGGTTTTCCTGGGACCCGGCGAAGTTCAGACCCTTGAAACCTTACTAAAATGCATTGTTATCTCCTCAGCGAATGATGCATCAGTAGCCGTAGCAGAACATATAGGCGGCAGCGTAGAAGGTTTTGTAAGGATGATGAATGATAAAGCAAAGGAATTGGGGCTTCAAAATACTAATTTTACCAATCCTCACGGTCTACCCGATCCCAATCTTTATACTACAGCCTATGATATGGCAATAATAGCTAAGGAACTGATAAAATACCAGAAGTTTTTTGATTGGTCGACAAAATTGGTGGATTATCTTGAACATACCGATAAGAAACGAGAACCTACTATGCTTGCAAATACAAACAAACTTATTGGAAAATACGATGGGTTAGATGGTATTAAAACCGGGTATCACGAAAAGGCAGGATTTTGTTTTGTAGGAAGTGCTAAAAGAGGAGATATGAGGTTGATTTCGGTAGTAATGAACGCTCCTTCTTCTAATGATCGTTTTGAAGATACCAAAAAGCTGCTGGACTATGGTTTTGGATTTTATAATTCCGTATCTGTCGCCAAAAAAGGAGCGACGGTAAAAAGATTAAAAGTGGACAAAGGAATAGAAAAAGAAGTTGAAATTATTTATAAAGAGGATAAGAGTTTTCTTGTGGAAAAGGGAAAAGAGAACGAAATAAGCACTAAAATTATTTTACCTGAAAAGATTGTGGCTCCGGTAAGAAAAGGTCAAAAAATTGGAACTTTGAAAATATATCAAAACGATGTGGAAATTGGAGAAGTTGATTTGCTGGCGAAGCAAGAGGTAAGGAAAATAGGGTATTTGGATATACTAAAAACTCTTATTTATAGATTGTTTTAA